A genomic segment from Gossypium hirsutum isolate 1008001.06 chromosome D04, Gossypium_hirsutum_v2.1, whole genome shotgun sequence encodes:
- the LOC107898216 gene encoding uncharacterized protein — MAEGGGRQPIRNIALGGGGVLDLAQQALLQEIQRIIRGKPDPEAYLEWEKKIELVFDCHNYSEIKKVKLAAIEFSDYAMIWWDQLTTSRRRNGERPISTWVEMKAVMRCRFIPSYYHRELYQKLQNLTQGSKSVEDYFKEMEITMIRADVQEDREATMARFLVGLNRDIANVMELQHYIEIVDMVHMAIKVEKQLKRKGTTRSYPTPNTTRWGQSSSKTNPPSRAKEPIVPAKANKPMGDTSKESEEEELEDEPETVSDNEEEVEHALDGELLVVKRSLSIQSIDDEQQ, encoded by the exons ATGGCGGAAGGAGGTGGAAGGCAACCAATCCGAAACATTGCGCTTGGTGGAGGTGGAGTGCtggatttggctcaacaagccttgTTACAAGAAATCCAACGCATTATCCGAG gaaaACCTGATCCGGAAGCCTACTTGGAATGGGagaagaagattgaattggtTTTTGATTGTCATAATTATTCCgagatcaaaaaggtgaagttggcggcCATAGAATTCTCCGATTACGCTATGatttggtgggatcaactcactacaagccgaagaaggaatggggaaAGGCCAATATCAACTTGGGTTGAGATGAAGGCCGTAATGCGATGCCGATTCATTCCCTCCTATTACcatcgggaactctatcaaaaacttcaaaatcttactcAAGGCTCAAAGAGTGTtgaggattatttcaaagagatggagatCACGATGATCCGAGCCGATGTCcaagaagatcgtgaagcaacGATGGCACGATTCCTTGTTGGTCTCAATCGAGACATCGCCAACGTTATGGAATTGCAACATTACATCGAGATTGTGGACATGGTACATATGGCCATTAAGGTAGAGAAGCAACTTAAACGAAAAGGTACCACCCGAAGTTATCCTACCCCAAACACAACTAGATGGGGGCAAAGCTCGAGTAAAACTAATCCTCCTAGTCGTGCCAAGGAGCCAATTGTGCCTGCTAAAGCAAACAAACCTATGGGCGATACGAGCAAAG AATCGGAGGAAGAAGAGCTTGAAGATGAGCCTGAAACCGTCTCTGACAATGAAGAAGAAGTGGAGCACGCCCTTGATGGGGAACTCTTAGTCGTCAAAAGGAGCCTAAGTATCCAAAGCATCGACGATGAACAACAATGA